From the genome of Vigna angularis cultivar LongXiaoDou No.4 chromosome 11, ASM1680809v1, whole genome shotgun sequence, one region includes:
- the LOC128194652 gene encoding uncharacterized protein LOC128194652 — translation MIERAKVLEKNMAEAERHKKQQQAARGPIVSRGNVNQRRTPYARPNQPSSASGSQALIPAGQSGQHGNVTCFRCGGPHYRSSCPQLVGGKHCNRCGRNGHLDNECNMGGRAVMRPPNAGRNQPRGGRAQAVGRVYAITGAEAASSGNLITGECLLYGISCCVLFDSGATHSFISKACVEKLGITEREMQFDLVVSTPAAGEIRTSTVCVRCPIVVEGCSYKVNLICLPLKELEVILGMDWLATNHILIDCGRKELIFPSEEEEELSVTLGQLKEDIMEGASCFLIMTHEDREVGNVNFERSSKDKYNEGRSVVDEFPDVFPEEIPGLPPPHEVEFTIDLVTTAAPISV, via the coding sequence ATGATTGAGAGAGCCAAGGTATTGGAGAAGAATATGGCAGAAGCGGAACGACACAAGAAGCAACAACAGGCAGCTAGGGGGCCAATTGTATCAAGAGGTAACGTTAATCAGAGGAGAACCCCTTACGCTCGTCCCAATCAGCCATCTAGCGCGAGTGGGTCTCAAGCCTTGATTCCTGCCGGACAGTCTGGCCAGCACGGAAACGTTACTTGTTTCCGGTGTGGAGGGCCACACTATCGTTCTTCATGTCCTCAGCTGGTGGGAGGAAAACACTGCAACCGTTGTGGAAGGAATGGGCACTTGGATAACGAGTGCAACATGGGTGGACGTGCAGTGATGAGGCCACCAAACGCTGGAAGGAACCAACCGAGAGGTGGCAGAGCTCAAGCAGTAGGGCGAGTGTATGCTATAACTGGAGCGGAAGCAGCAAGCTCAGGTAATCTTATCACTGGTGAATGCTTGCTGTATGGAATATCCTGTTGTGTGCTATTTGATTCTGGGGCGActcactccttcatctcgaaggcgtgtgttgaaaaATTGGGAATCACTGAGAGGgagatgcagttcgacttggtggtgtcaaccccagcggctggagaGATTAGGACGTCTACTGTATGCGTTAGATGTCCTATTGTGGTTGAAGGGTGTAGTTATAAGGTGAACTTAATCTGTTTACCTTTGAAGGAGTTGGAagtgattctaggaatggattggttggctaccaATCACATTCTTATAGATTGTGGTAGGAAGGAATTAATTTTTcctagtgaagaagaagaagaattatcAGTGACGCTCGGCCAACTAAAAGAAGATATTATGGAGGGCGCCAGCTGTTTTCTCATAATGACGCACGAAGACAGGGAAGTTGGGAATGTGAATTTTGAACGATCGTCCAAGGACAAGTACAATGAAGGACGATCGGTTGTGGACGAATTTCCGGACGTCTTTCCGGAAGAAATACCTGGGCTTCCCCCTCCTCACGAAGTTGAATTCACCATTGATTTGGTGACGACGGCAGCTCCTATCTCTGTTTAG